From one Eucalyptus grandis isolate ANBG69807.140 chromosome 9, ASM1654582v1, whole genome shotgun sequence genomic stretch:
- the LOC104419763 gene encoding splicing factor U2af large subunit B isoform X6, producing the protein MFPNMFPLGAGQFGTLPVMPVQAMTQQATRHARRVYVGGLPPTANEQSVATFFSQVMAAIGGNTAGPGDAVVNVYINHEKKFAFVEMRSVEEASNAMALDGIIFEGAPVKVRRPSDYNPSLAATLGPSQPNPNLNLAAVGLTPGSAGGLEGPDRIFVGGLPYYFTEVQVRELLESFGPLRGFDLVKDRETGNSKGYAFCVYQDLSVTDIACAALNGIKMGDKTLTVRRANQGANQPKPEQESVLLHAQQQIALQKLMYQPGALATKVVCLTQVVSEDELKDDGEYEDILEDMRQEGGKFGNLVNVVIPRPGPDGQPAPGVGKVFLEYVDVDGAAKARTGLNGRKFGGNIVQAVFYPENKFAQGDYEA; encoded by the exons GCCACTAGACATGCTAGGCGGGTATATGTTGGAGGTCTGCCACCTACAGCAAATGAGCAG TCGGTTGCTACCTTTTTTAGCCAGGTTATGGCTGCCATCGGAGGGAATACTGCAGGTCCAG GGGATGCTGTTGTCAATGTTTACATAAACCACGAAAAGAAGTTCGCTTTTGTGGAAATGAGATCTGTTGAGGAGGCAAGCAATGCAATGGCCTTAGATGGCATTATCTTTGAG GGAGCACCTGTGAAGGTCAGGAGGCCCAGTGATTACAACCCTTCCCTTGCAGCAACTCTTGGTCCTAGCCAACCTAATCCTAATCTAAATCTTGCTGCGGTTGGGTTAACCCCTGGTTCTGCTGGAGGGCTTGAAGGTCCTGACCGCATTTTTGTGGGTGGATTACCATATTACTTTACAGAAGTGCAAGTGAGGGAGCTGCTGGAATCTTTTGGTCCTCTTAGGGGTTTCGATCTAGTGAAAGACAGGGAGACAGGAAATTCGAAAGGCTATGCTTTTTGCGTTTATCAAGATCTCTCAGTCACAGATATAGCTTGTGCAGCTCTCAATGGCATTAAAATGGGCGACAAGACTCTCACTGTTAGACGTGCTAACCAGGGTGCAAACCAACCAAAACCTGAACAAGAGAGTGTTTTGTTGCATGCACAGCAGCAGATAGCTTTGCAG AAGCTCATGTATCAACCTGGTGCACTTGCTACAAAAGTGGTATGTCTAACACAAGTAGTTTCTGAGGATGAGCTTAAAGATGACGGGGAGTATGAAGATATATTGGAGGATATGAGACAAGAAGGCGGAAAGTTTG GTAATTTGGTGAATGTGGTTATACCTCGTCCTGGACCGGATGGACAACCTGCCCCAGGTGTTGGAAAG GTGTTTTTGGAGTACGTAGATGTTGACGGTGCTGCCAAGGCACGCACGGGCCTGAATGGAAGAAAATTTGGAGGAAATATCGTTCAAGCTGTCTTCTACCCGGAAAACAAGTTTGCACAGGGCGATTATGAAGCCTAG
- the LOC104420798 gene encoding uncharacterized protein LOC104420798 translates to MRRLCPNVDREDALETVLEVPIPEEMFTSMGSSVALRMQNMLTWMKAQTSDKWSSPVIAARINELRFLLYLVGSPLIPLQVQLDHPVNRPIRDGSIEASTAKYIVQQYVAATGGQQAVNAVHSMCATGQVKISASEFHQGDESVETRSTQEAGGFVLWQKNPDLWTLELVVSGCKVSCGSNGKLSWRHSSNQQMPVSKGPPRPLRRFLQGLDPRSTANLFLDAMCIGEKIINDEDCFILKLETSPAVREAQSGPNFDIIHHTIWGYFSQRSGLLIQFEDSRLLRMKTTKGEDADVFWETSTESVMEEYRYVDGVNIAHRGKTTVTVIRYGEQSANHKREIEETWKIEEVDFNVWGLSVEDFMPPAEIKQGQFIW, encoded by the exons ATGAGGAGGCTGTGCCCGAACGTCGACCGGGAAGACGCCCTCGAGACGGTGCTGGAGGTGCCGATCCCGGAGGAGATGTTCACGAGCATGGGGAGCAGCGTCGCGCTCCGGATGCAGAACATGCTGACGTGGATGAAGGCCCAGACGTCGGACAAGTGGTCGTCCCCGGTCATCGCCGCCCGCATCAACGAGCTCCGCTTCCTCCTCTACCTCGTGGGGTCGCCCCTCATCCCCCTCCAGGTCCAGCTCGACCACCCCGTGAACCGCCCCATTCGCGATGGCTCCATC GAAGCATCGACGGCGAAGTACATAGTACAGCAGTATGTAGCGGCGACGGGAGGGCAGCAGGCGGTGAATGCGGTGCACAGCATGTGCGCGACCGGCCAAGTGAAGATAAGCGCGTCGGAGTTCCACCAAGGGGACGAGAGCGTGGAGACGCGGAGCACGCAGGAGGCTGGGGGGTTCGTGCTGTGGCAGAAGAACCCCGACCTCTGGACCCTCGAGCTCGTCGTCTCAGGCTGCAAGGTTAGCTGCGGCAGCAACGGCAAGCTCTCGTGGCGGCACTCCTCGAACCAGCAGATGCCGGTCTCGAAAGGGCCGCCTCGGCCCTTGCGGCGATTCCTTCAG GGATTAGATCCAAGATCGACGGCCAACCTGTTCCTAGACGCGATGTGCATCGGGGAGAAGATCATCAACGACGAGGACTGCTTCATCCTCAAGCTGGAGACAAGCCCGGCGGTCAGGGAGGCGCAGAGCGGCCCCAACTTTGACATCATCCACCACACCATCTGGGGCTACTTCAGCCAGCGGTCGGGCCTCCTGATACAGTTTGAGGACTCGCGGCTGCTCCGCATGAAGACCACCAAGGGCGAGGACGCGGATGTCTTCTGGGAGACAAGCACCGAGTCGGTGATGGAGGAGTACAGGTACGTGGATGGGGTCAACATTGCGCACCGGGGAAAAACCACCGTGACGGTGATCAGGTACGGCGAGCAGTCAGCGAACCACAAGCGGGAGATCGAGGAGACGTGGAAGATCGAGGAGGTGGACTTCAACGTGTGGGGGTTGTCGGTCGAGGACTTTATGCCGCCAGCGGAAATTAAGCAAGGTCAGTTTATTTGGTGA
- the LOC104419763 gene encoding splicing factor U2af large subunit B isoform X5, which translates to MFPNMFPLGAGQQFGTLPVMPVQAMTQQATRHARRVYVGGLPPTANEQSVATFFSQVMAAIGGNTAGPGDAVVNVYINHEKKFAFVEMRSVEEASNAMALDGIIFEGAPVKVRRPSDYNPSLAATLGPSQPNPNLNLAAVGLTPGSAGGLEGPDRIFVGGLPYYFTEVQVRELLESFGPLRGFDLVKDRETGNSKGYAFCVYQDLSVTDIACAALNGIKMGDKTLTVRRANQGANQPKPEQESVLLHAQQQIALQKLMYQPGALATKVVCLTQVVSEDELKDDGEYEDILEDMRQEGGKFGNLVNVVIPRPGPDGQPAPGVGKVFLEYVDVDGAAKARTGLNGRKFGGNIVQAVFYPENKFAQGDYEA; encoded by the exons GCCACTAGACATGCTAGGCGGGTATATGTTGGAGGTCTGCCACCTACAGCAAATGAGCAG TCGGTTGCTACCTTTTTTAGCCAGGTTATGGCTGCCATCGGAGGGAATACTGCAGGTCCAG GGGATGCTGTTGTCAATGTTTACATAAACCACGAAAAGAAGTTCGCTTTTGTGGAAATGAGATCTGTTGAGGAGGCAAGCAATGCAATGGCCTTAGATGGCATTATCTTTGAG GGAGCACCTGTGAAGGTCAGGAGGCCCAGTGATTACAACCCTTCCCTTGCAGCAACTCTTGGTCCTAGCCAACCTAATCCTAATCTAAATCTTGCTGCGGTTGGGTTAACCCCTGGTTCTGCTGGAGGGCTTGAAGGTCCTGACCGCATTTTTGTGGGTGGATTACCATATTACTTTACAGAAGTGCAAGTGAGGGAGCTGCTGGAATCTTTTGGTCCTCTTAGGGGTTTCGATCTAGTGAAAGACAGGGAGACAGGAAATTCGAAAGGCTATGCTTTTTGCGTTTATCAAGATCTCTCAGTCACAGATATAGCTTGTGCAGCTCTCAATGGCATTAAAATGGGCGACAAGACTCTCACTGTTAGACGTGCTAACCAGGGTGCAAACCAACCAAAACCTGAACAAGAGAGTGTTTTGTTGCATGCACAGCAGCAGATAGCTTTGCAG AAGCTCATGTATCAACCTGGTGCACTTGCTACAAAAGTGGTATGTCTAACACAAGTAGTTTCTGAGGATGAGCTTAAAGATGACGGGGAGTATGAAGATATATTGGAGGATATGAGACAAGAAGGCGGAAAGTTTG GTAATTTGGTGAATGTGGTTATACCTCGTCCTGGACCGGATGGACAACCTGCCCCAGGTGTTGGAAAG GTGTTTTTGGAGTACGTAGATGTTGACGGTGCTGCCAAGGCACGCACGGGCCTGAATGGAAGAAAATTTGGAGGAAATATCGTTCAAGCTGTCTTCTACCCGGAAAACAAGTTTGCACAGGGCGATTATGAAGCCTAG
- the LOC104419762 gene encoding pentatricopeptide repeat-containing protein At4g36680, mitochondrial: MASMAPSRQLHRLRRLSTTSAAAVPAAPPADATAAVATTSADAAAADSSISISRAKSKLRSEFDPDKALRIYSSVSKRYSSPVSSRYAQDLTIRRLAKSRRFADIEALVESHKAGPQAAQEPYLCTLIRSYGVAGMFDHAMRTFEEMDRLGAPRTVLSLNAVLSACNASRLFGRVPELFAALPGKYGVSPDRVSYGILVKSYCEAGAPEKGIEVLREMEEKGVEVTAVTFTTILDSLYKSGRAAEAEALWDEMAKAGCALDAAAYNVRIMNAQSSGPEDVKKLIREMSDAGFKPDTISYNYLMTAFLKAGEMDEAIGVYKELEGNGCKPNAASFRTLIHYLCKDGDYEKGYKIFKESVKVHKIPDFMTLRSLVEGLVEKKMTKEAKGMIRTIKKKFPPNFLNAWKKVEENLGLASAANEADASLTLEEDKEATG; the protein is encoded by the coding sequence ATGGCGTCCATGGCTCCTTCTCGCCAGCTccaccgcctccgccgcctctccaccacctccgccgccgccgttccAGCCGCTCCTCCcgccgacgccaccgccgcAGTTGCGACAACCAGCGCCGATGCTGCGGCGGCGGATTCCTCGATCTCCATATCCCGGGCCAAATCGAAGCTCCGGTCCGAGTTCGACCCGGACAAGGCGCTGCGGATCTACTCCTCCGTCTCCAAGCGCTACTCCTCCCCGGTCTCCTCCCGCTACGCCCAGGACCTCACCATCCGCCGCCTCGCCAAGTCCCGCCGCTTCGCCGACATCGAGGCCCTCGTCGAGTCCCACAAGGCGGGGCCCCAGGCCGCGCAGGAGCCCTACCTCTGCACCCTCATCCGGTCCTACGGCGTCGCCGGCATGTTCGACCACGCGATGCGGACCTTCGAGGAGATGGACCGCCTCGGCGCCCCCCGGACCGTGCTCTCCCTCAACGCCGTCCTGTCCGCGTGCAACGCGTCGAGGCTGTTCGGCCGGGTGCCCGAGCTGTTCGCCGCTCTGCCGGGCAAGTACGGGGTCTCGCCGGATAGGGTTTCGTACGGGATTCTGGTGAAGTCGTACTGCGAGGCCGGGGCGCCCGAGAAGGGGATCGAGGTGTTGcgggagatggaggagaagggCGTCGAGGTCACCGCGGTCACGTTCACGACGATACTCGATTCGCTGTACAAGAGCGGGCGGGCCGCGGAGGCAGAGGCGCTGTGGGACGAGATGGCGAAGGCCGGGTGCGCGCTGGATGCGGCGGCTTACAATGTTAGGATCATGAACGCGCAGAGCTCGGGGCCGGAGGACGTGAAGAAGCTGATTCGGGAAATGAGCGATGCCGGGTTCAAGCCCGACACGATCAGCTACAATTACCTGATGACGGCGTTTTTGAAGGCCGGGGAGATGGATGAGGCGATCGGAGTTTACAAGGAGTTGGAGGGCAACGGGTGTAAGCCGAATGCGGCGAGTTTTCGGACGTTGATACATTATCTCTGTAAGGACGGGGATTACGAGAAGGGGTACAAGATTTTCAAGGAGAGCGTGAAGGTGCACAAGATTCCTGATTTTATGACGCTGAGGAGCTTGGTCGAAGGATtggtggagaagaagatgaccaaGGAGGCGAAGGGAATGATTAGGACCATAAAGAAGAAGTTCCCCCCTAATTTCTTGAATGCGTGGAAGAAAGTCGAGGAAAATCTCGGCTTGGCTTCGGCTGCCAACGAGGCCGATGCGTCTTTGACCCTTGAAGAGGATAAAGAGGCAACTGGGTAA
- the LOC104419761 gene encoding transcription repressor OFP7 gives SSGSPGPSNPAAPKTPPPSPPIPSLPSSASPAVTPALAAADDLSSPLKPHRSSFLDRHVPPALLPYGCGCRSRPSPRSRLSDEDGGRAGPQPRFHWKQEGGFHVMATARDELAPRRKIYTSSASGGSDVDNDDGGADVVLALSPVAEKKKRRLKHKKKKTAIRLRGRLSTSSMDSGLFSSEERGGGCGGADEDDEETETLVSSSRSLSATDSSSDHVFNPQLETIREAPRRRRRRRSKKAAKARKSADAEVDAEAARLSVFRRMMPCGAVEGKVRESFAVVKRTEDPRGDFKRSMVEMIVEKQMFAEEDLQQLLRCLLSLNSRDHHGVIVDAFSEIWDALFGRRSSVAAR, from the coding sequence AGCTCCGGATCGCCCGGGCCTTCCAATCCTGCCGCTCCAAAGACGCCTCCTCCCTCCCCTCCGATCCCGTCCCTTCCTTCCTCCGCCTCCCCCGCCGTCACCcccgccctcgccgccgccgacgacctCTCCTCCCCGCTCAAGCCCCACCGCTCCTCCTTCCTCGACCGCCACGTGCCCCCCGCCCTCCTGCCCTACGGCTGCGGCTGCAGGTCGCGGCCGTCCCCCCGCTCCCGCCTCTCCGACGAGGACGGCGGCCGCGCCGGGCCGCAGCCCCGGTTCCACTGGAAACAGGAGGGGGGCTTCCACGTGATGGCCACGGCCCGCGACGAGCTCGCCCCTCGCAGGAAAATCTACACCTCCTCCGCCTCCGGGGGCTCCGACGTCGACAACGACGACGGTGGAGCCGACGTCGTCTTGGCCTTGAGCCCCGTGGCGGAGAAAAAGAAGCGACGCCTGaagcataagaagaagaagacggccATCAGGCTCCGGGGTCGTCTCAGCACTTCCTCGATGGACAGTGGGCTCTTCAGCAGCGAAGAacgcggcggcggctgcggcggcgccGACGAAGACGACGAAGAGACGGAGACTCTAGTCTCCTCCTCCAGGAGCCTCTCCGCCACCGATTCCTCCTCCGACCACGTCTTCAATCCCCAGCTGGAGACCATCCGCGAAGCGCCGAgacggaggaggcggaggaggagcaagaaggCGGCGAAGGCGAGGAAGTCGGCGGACGCGGAGGTCGACGCGGAGGCGGCGAGGCTATCGGTGTTCAGGAGGATGATGCCGTGCGGGGCGGTGGAAGGGAAGGTGAGGGAGAGCTTCGCGGTGGTGAAGCGGACGGAGGACCCGCGCGGGGACTTCAAGCGGTCGATGGTGGAGATGATCGTGGAGAAGCAGATGTTCGCGGAGGAGGACCTCCAGCAGCTCCTCCGCTGCCTCCTCTCGCTCAACTCGAGGGACCACCACGGCGTCATCGTGGACGCCTTCTCCGAGATCTGGGACGCCTTGTTCGGTCGGAGATCGTCGGTGGCCGCACGTTGA